The Prionailurus bengalensis isolate Pbe53 chromosome A3, Fcat_Pben_1.1_paternal_pri, whole genome shotgun sequence genome includes a window with the following:
- the LOC122496756 gene encoding cytochrome c oxidase subunit 5B, mitochondrial, producing MASRLLRGVGSLAAQALRVRGPNGVAAVRSMASGGGVPTDDEQATGLEREVMMAARKGLDPYNMLAPKAASGTKEDPNLVPSITNKRIVGCICEEDNSAVIWFWLHKGEAQRCPSCGTHYKLVPHQLAH from the exons ATGGCTTCAAGGTTACTTCGTGGAGTTGGATCGCTGGCCGCGCAGGCCCTCAGGGTCCGCGGTCCCAATGGAGTCGCCGCAGTGCGCTCCATGGCATCTGGAG GCGGTGTTCCTACTGATGATGAGCAGGCAACTGGGCTGGAGAGGGAGGTCATGATGGCTGCTCGTAAGGGACTG GACCCATACAATATGCTAGCCCCAAAAGCAGCTTCAGGCACCAAGGAAGACCCTAATTTAGTGCCATCTATCACTAACAAGCGAATTGTGGGCTGCATCT GTGAAGAGGACAATAGTGCTGTCATCTGGTTCTGGCTGCACAAAGGCGAGGCCCAGCGATGCCCTAGCTGTGGAACCCATTACAAGCTGGTGCCCCATCAGTTGGCCCACTGA